In Pseudomonadales bacterium, the genomic stretch AAGACCACCAAAACAAGACCACATAGGCAATGCTGCTTCACCACGGTGATACACTTTTTGGTTTGCGTTTGCGGGACGTTGCTTAAGTGCATCACCGGGATAGCGTAAGGCAAATGAATCAAAGAAAACCGGACGATCTCCAGGCACATCGTATTCAGGAACCAGTACACCATTACTGCCGACAACATGCCAATTATCTATTGCAAAACTGCTGGCAATTCCGTCAATGCTAAAGCCTCTAGGATTATCCACATCCACTACTGCAACAACATCAAAATCAGCAAAATGCTGTTGCACATAGTCAACATAATGATTTCGGCAATCTGCCAAATCTTGTGTCCTGGCACAGTCATCGACTTGCCCCCATTTTTTTCGACCCAAGGTTTGAGAGATAATAACAACCCGACTGTTGCTCTGCTGCCAGGCGTTTAAAACGGTTAAGGTATGGTCTGACGAATCATTCTCATAAATAACGACTCGATAATCCAGAAACTTAGCTGTCAATATATTTATCCGATGGATAAAGATCGGCAGAACCTCTGCTGCATCTCTAGCGATGGCGCATATCACAACTCGCTGCAGCGCCATGTTTTGATAACCTATATGCAGCTGTTGTTGATAGCGCTGCTCACTTTCAAGATTCTCACAGACAAACCAATGCTCTGGAAAATCCAGACCCCACAACTGATCAGTGCTTGGCCTTGCAGCTCTTTCCGTCTCAAGCAAGGTTTGCGCTTTATCCTTGTTATAGTCAGCCGCCCACTTTTCATTGCCGTCAAAAAGACCAAGCACATCTTGCTCTTGTGCCAGCCCCAACTCATTCAGCAAAAAGTCGCGCGCATGTGAGTAGTTTACTAAGGATTCGTAATTTACAAGAGTGTATGCCACATTAGCGCATCGAATATGCGCAAAAATATGTTGATAGGCCAGTGCAATCTGCTGTAAGCCTTGTGAAGCGTCGGAGATGTGCCCCCATTTTAACTGCGACTGCAGTGTTGCGTATTTATCACGACTGACAACCACAACCGATACGGTATAGTCGCGCGCTTCTAATGAAGCGACCATCTCAGCGATATTGGGCAAGTTTTGCAAATGCGGCACGCTGCGTCGCCAAACAATAGGACTCTGATCTTGTGGCATAGATAGGTCCCAAGGCTGCACATCATCATAAGCTAATGTTTCAGCCTCACTGCCTTGCTGCCAATCAGCATGATCACCGGAATGCCCATAACAGCCTGCCTGACAAAGTAGGTCTGTTACAAAATGATTGCCGCTAGACTCAGGCCCTACAACTAAATAGGCACGCTTTCTGGCAGGGCATGCTCGTTTGATTTTCCGCCACCAATAATCTGCATAAAGAAATTCAGGATTTTCAAACTTGTTACTCAAGCTTTCCCACCATTGTTCTAATGATGACTCGTTGATATCACTGAGACGATCAATTACGACTACCGGCAAACCCTCAAATGCCTCGGCGTATGGGCCACTGAAAATAATCGGTATAGACTTTAGTATTAATGCTTCAAAAATACGGCTTGTGTCATAGCTATCACCCCAAGGAGCTAAGACAAAACGATGCTGAGCCATTTTTTTTCTATAGTCACTATAAGTCAGCGTGTCGTAACGTTGAAATAATGTGTCTTGGGTATCAATCCAGTGAGCAATTTCTTCGCGATCATTGCGCGTAAGATGTAACGTTCGTTTAGTTGACCAAGCAGCCAGCACAGTGCGTTTCTTTTTAGACATCTGCACCCGACTCATCAAACCCTGAAGATGATAACCGTTATTGGCTTTCACCAAGTCATAGGGGTCAATCCCAATTGGCATTGCCTGTAAACGCGGGTCAGGAATATTTTTCTGCTCACAGAAAATCTTAGCAATCATAGGGTGATCGGCTAAGGTAAGCAGATCAACCTGGCAATGAGATACAGGCAGATCTACATTACCAATATAAAGCACAACAGGGAGTTCCAGTTGAGCTAAAAGCTCAGCAACGAATTGACGCATCAAATGCAGGTTTACAAAAACCGTTCTAGGAGATTCTCTTTGCTTGGTCAACACATAACGGGGCTGCTGGTTAAACCTTGCTTGTAAACCGACATCGAAAATCCAATCAAAGCGCGATAACCAGGGGCTTCTAAGTTGCCGTAAGCCTTTTTTAATTGATGCTTGTTTTTGATTGGCATGACGGGTGTTATGAAACAAATCAAGCTGAGCATCAAAATCAGCAATGGCATAGCTCTTACTGACTTCAAGGTATGTGATGGGCTCATAATCTTTATCAGTGATCATATTAGGCGAGCCTCATTGGATACGTTTTTTTGCCGCAATGATAATTTTTTCTCAAACGCAGGCCA encodes the following:
- a CDS encoding exostosin family protein; this encodes MITDKDYEPITYLEVSKSYAIADFDAQLDLFHNTRHANQKQASIKKGLRQLRSPWLSRFDWIFDVGLQARFNQQPRYVLTKQRESPRTVFVNLHLMRQFVAELLAQLELPVVLYIGNVDLPVSHCQVDLLTLADHPMIAKIFCEQKNIPDPRLQAMPIGIDPYDLVKANNGYHLQGLMSRVQMSKKKRTVLAAWSTKRTLHLTRNDREEIAHWIDTQDTLFQRYDTLTYSDYRKKMAQHRFVLAPWGDSYDTSRIFEALILKSIPIIFSGPYAEAFEGLPVVVIDRLSDINESSLEQWWESLSNKFENPEFLYADYWWRKIKRACPARKRAYLVVGPESSGNHFVTDLLCQAGCYGHSGDHADWQQGSEAETLAYDDVQPWDLSMPQDQSPIVWRRSVPHLQNLPNIAEMVASLEARDYTVSVVVVSRDKYATLQSQLKWGHISDASQGLQQIALAYQHIFAHIRCANVAYTLVNYESLVNYSHARDFLLNELGLAQEQDVLGLFDGNEKWAADYNKDKAQTLLETERAARPSTDQLWGLDFPEHWFVCENLESEQRYQQQLHIGYQNMALQRVVICAIARDAAEVLPIFIHRINILTAKFLDYRVVIYENDSSDHTLTVLNAWQQSNSRVVIISQTLGRKKWGQVDDCARTQDLADCRNHYVDYVQQHFADFDVVAVVDVDNPRGFSIDGIASSFAIDNWHVVGSNGVLVPEYDVPGDRPVFFDSFALRYPGDALKQRPANANQKVYHRGEAALPMWSCFGGLALYAMPAFVSGVRYQGDSCEHVCFHYSLRAQGFDRLFLNPSQFVMYTG